From the genome of Methanothrix soehngenii GP6:
CACGTGACGGATGGAAAACCAGATATTTTAATCCGTCCATGTTAAGTCTGATATGGGCAGTGAAGGCTGACAAGTTTATGGGACGCTTGATCCCGCGATTGAAACCAGCCAATATCCCTCGAATACGGGACTGCGTCATAGAACGCGTATGGGAAATTATCCCATATAAGGGAATGATCATCTGCCCATATCAGGCAGAGACATATATGAAAAAACGAAGAGAAAGAGTTTGCGGTGCAGATGTCCATAAAGATCTGATCGTTGCCACAATAACTGGCGACGAAGTGCCGTCGATTCGAGAGAATTTTGGGACAACAAAATCCGAGCTTGATAGATTCAGAAACTGGCTTGCAGACAACAAATGCGAACAGGTTGCATTTGAAGCTACAGGAGTCTATTGGATCCCGATTTATGATGTTCTGAGCCGAACCATAGATACCATTGTTGCCAATCCGCTGCAGATAAAGTCCATTCCAAACGATAAATCAGATTCAAAAGATTCAAAGCGTATTGCAACTCTGTGCTTGAATAATCAAATCAAGAGATCTCGGGTTTTTTCCGATGAAGACCGAGAGCTCAGGAACCTAACGCGAGCCAGGTCAGGATATGTCAAGACACGAACTCAGTTCAAGAATCGGATACACAAATATCTCTCATCAAACGGCATTAAACTCAGCTCTTCTATGGACGACATATTCTGCAAATCAGGAACACATATCATAAGAGGTCTGGCTGAAGACAAGCCCGTCGAAGAGATCCTGAAAGGCATACCCTCCGGAAAGATCAGGAAAAAGCAAGACGAGATCAGATCAGCACTTGCCAATGAACTGAGCGAGACAAATCGAATGCTGATCAGCGATTCTCTTGAAATCATGGACAATGTCGAATCCAAAATAGAGAAGACAAGCCTAAACATTCTGAAAAAGATTCAAAATAAGAGCAAGGATCTGGCTATCGTTATGTCCATTCCTGGAATCGCATTTATCTCAGGTTCGGTCATCCTGTCAGAGATCGGAAATTACAGAGATTTTCAGACCCCTGAACAGCTGGCGAAATGGTGTGGCCTCAATCCTGGAGAAAATGAATCTGCCGGCAAAAAGAGGAAATGCGGGATCACAAAGCGCGGTTCCAAGTATATCCGAGTTGTACTTGTCGAGGCTGCCCAGACAATAGCTAATATGAAAAATACAGGGCTGTCCAGATTCTACAAGAGGCTGAGCAAAAAGAAGGAGCACAATGTGGCAATCGTTGCCGTAGCCAGGAAACTCATCTGTCTGATTTATCATCTTCTGATCAACCAGGAGTTCTATCAAGAGGTTGATTGCAGAAAGAGGAAAAAAGGTCGAAATGAGTCCTGCCATGAACCTTCTTTGAAGGATGAGCATCTGACGGATAAGGTAGCTGCAATTGTAGATGCCTTTTATGGAATGAGCGATAGTAGCCGGAAGAAGGCTCTCTTGCGAGCGCTTGAAGATATTTCTGTGAACAAGCCCGACCAGAAAAGGTCATCTGATGGAGGTGGATAGCTAGCCTCTTGCATTTGATTTTTTTTGGTTTTCCATGGGAAACTTGGATTCGGAATGCATGTTTAAAAGAGCGATATTAGTTAAGAAAAACAAGGAGATGGCTTAAGTGACCGATGTATTAGCAGCCTGGAACGTTAGAGAAGAGGACTTCCCCGTGAATGGCGACCTCTGCGATCAGATAAAGGGCCTGCTCAAGTATGCTGTTTTAGCTCCATCCGGGCCCAACACTCAGCCCTGGAAGCTGGCAATTGATGGAAACGAGGTATCAGTAATTGCGGACTTTGACCGTGCTTTGCCCAACGTTGACCCCTCCAACAGGACTCTTTATCTCAGCCACGGCTGCCTTCTGGCTAATATCCTCATGGCAGCGGAACACTTCGGCTTTGGATATGATGTTTCATGCCTTCCTGATGGCCCTTCAGGCGAGAGGACCGCGGCTATAAAGCTGAAAGGATCGGCCGGCAAAAAAAAGCTTCCCGATCTGTTCAGTCAGATAACCAGACGTCATACAAACAGAAAGGAGTTTGAGAAGAGAGCAATAGAGGATGCAAAGCTCAGGGAATTGAAGGCCTGCGTGAAAAGGGATGGATTTGATCTGAATATCCTGATCGATGAAGCCGGCAAGTCGGCGATGTCCGAGATCCTCGCCCAGTCTCATAAGATCCAGCTGGGGAATAAAGCCTTCAGAAAGGAGCTGGCAAGCTGGGTGAGGTCCAATACGGGAGGAGAAAAGGACGGTCTGCCAGGCTATTCGTTTGGCTATTCGGATTTCCAGTCCTACTTCGGAGCATTCGTCTTCGGGACCTTTGATATGTCTACATCCCGGGCGAGGGTTGAGACCGCTTATATGAAGGCCTCGCCAGCGGTAGGAGTTCTATCAACCGATCAGGACGATATGATGACCTGGCTTAAAGCAGGATTCCTCTTTGAGATCCTGTTTCTTAAGGCCACGGAGATGGATGTCAGGTTTGATCTATTCAGCCAGCCCATAGCCATTCCCGAGCTTAGGGAGGATATGGCAAGGATATTGAAGGTGAAATATCCTCAGCTGCTCATCCGCATGGGTTATGCAGAGCCGAGCAAGCACACGCCCAGAAGGCCGCTGGAAGAGGTTTTATTACCCTGACTGGTAATAGCCAGCCGGATATGCAGGATCAAATCCCGCCTGCTATCATTTTCCAGGGATGATTTGCTTCAAATCGATTTGAGCTGCTCATCTATTTTTTTAATCTGATTGGCGCATTCCGCCAGCTTCATCAGCAGAAAGCGGCGCTCGGCCATCAGCTTATTCTTCTGAAACAGCAGCGAGTATGATGCTTTTTTCCGGCCATTTGCTTCCATTTTTCCCGTCCTACCATCCAGCCCTTAGCATAACAGCCGCAAGACCTATGCCGATGAATGCTCCCAGGCTGAGGAATATCTCAACCAGATGGGTATTTTTCGATCCATAATTCTGGTTGACAAGGACATCATAAAGGTCCCTAAAGTATCTCTTCATTGGAATGCCCCCATTCTGGCCATTATATCCATGGAGAGGACGGATCCAAATATCAATACAGTCAAGGCCAGTGCGAATAAGATCTCATCTGCTTGCCGGATGCTGTCTGCCTGAGCTCTCACGTAGCCTGCTTTAGGGCCAAACAGCCTGGCCCCAATTCCAGAGAACTCATAATGCTCATTAGGCCTATAGTTTTTGCTTATTTCATCTCTTCCGATCATTTTCTACTTCCCGAAAGGATTTGACGCCGCGCTTTTAGCCTTCAATCCGTCAGAATATTCGATTCTCCATCGATGGAGAAGCAGGGACTCCAACGCGGCCAATATCATTAAGAGACCGGCAATCTCTTATGCGGCCCATCCTTCCAATTCAGGTTGTTTTTATAAGTCTATTCCATCCAATTCGATAACGCTATGCAGCGATCGAACATTCAACACCCAACCCAGATCAAACAGGATTGGGTCTTACAGTCCCGGTTTACTTATAGATGCATCTAAGGACGCATCGCTGCCGTGCTCCCTACTAAAAATGGAACTGCTGAGCTTCGACATGTTATTCAGTCTCAGCACAACCTATATTAATTTTGCTGTCGAAAGCCAGGTGTGCATGCTTAAATCAATTCAAAGAGCTTTATTCAGAATATTCAATAGCTATATAATTGTGCCCGCTTTTCAGAGGAACCTTGGCAAATACATTTCAAATCCCATTATAGGCAATATCATGGTCATCAAAACGAGAGGCAGGAAGACCGGGAAGACTCGCTTCACCCCTGTGTACCACGCTCTGATCGGCGAGAGCATTTACTGCTACCAGGGCAAGCATCTAAAGGGCCAATGGTATCTGAATGTTCTGGCGAATCCTGATGTAGAGGTTCTCCTGCCAAGCGGCACTCTGAAAGGAATTGCAGAAGAGGTGAGCGATCCAAAAGAGGCTGCCTATGCCATCCGGCAGATATTGAAGAGCAGTGGAGTCTGGGCATTTCTGTATGGATTCAATCCATTCACCATCGAGGATGCAGTTTTGGAAAAGAAGGTGCAAAAAATGCCCGTGATCAGGATCAAGAGGGCGATAAAATAATTTGCAGCGACCATTTTGCCGTTTCTCTATAATTCCCTCGCTTATACCCTCCGCTCTGGCATTCCTGCCCCAAGCCGGATCAATTCCGCCAGATCGCTATTTGTTGCATGCCCATCATGCTTTCGATCATAAATAATGCCATCATGAAACTCATCACATGCCTTATTCCAGATAAGCTTTTAATAAGATTGACAGCATTTGTTAATAGGTGTTTTTGATATGTCCAATAATGATAAGATATCTATAGACACGAACAGAGATGTGTCGCCTTTCCTGACCCCAGCAATCAAATGTCTCGCTGCAATCATGCTGCTTCTCATTCTGTCAATTCCAGTCCTCGCTCACTCTCCTTCCCAGGTCCTCCTCGCTTATGATAATACGAATCAGACATTGAATGCGACCGTAACCCATACCTCAACAAATCCCAGCCACTACGTCCGGGAGGTTGTAGTGCAGAAAAATGGCGATGATGTCCTGAGAAAAGAATACGCTAACCAGACTGCTGCCAACACCTTCAGCTATTACTATCAGATTAATGCCACTGCAGGAGACATCCTTAAGGCAACGGCCTATTGCAGCATCTCCGGCAGCAGATCAGCCCAGATAAAAGTGCAGTGAAAATCAATTCTCTGCCGCCTTTCTCGCCTGGACCGCCAGCCCCCTTTTAATCTGCATCATCTCCTCAGGCGCGAGGACGGCTGTGCCCGTGGCTAAAAGCCGATCCTGCGAGTCAACAACCAAAACCTCCTCACCGGATCGAATCTCCGGGTCGACGGCAATGACGTGCCTGGCGAATAGATTGCCACCTTTGGCGATGAATGGCGCAGCATCATCCGAGGCCACCACTCGAAGCCTAGGGCTGCAGAACAGATCATGCAGCCTCTTTGCGCCGATCATGCTCAGGGTCAGGAGGTTGTCCCTTGCTCGGACAGTGGCCACCCTCTCCTCTTCCCAGTAGAGATATCTCAGCCGGCGAGTCTTGGAGAGGCTGTATGTCGTGCCATCGGGAAAGAGGGCACTGCCCGAGCCCCTGCCAAATTGGTAGTCAGCGATAGTCCTCGCTCTTATAAGCATCCAGATTACCTTTGCAGGAGGCAATAAAAGAGTTATGGTGCCAGTGCCAGAGCTTCATATCTCGGGCTCATACCATAATCTATTTTGCCCTCCTCAGTAAACACCACCCATCTCGCTAATTAGCACCGGTGATTCGATTTGAAATCCCTAGATATTGTAGATCCCGAAATCGCAGCCGCGATCCAGTCTGAGCTGGAGAGGCAGCGAAATAATATCATCCTGATTGCATCAGAGAACTTCACCAGTAGAGCGGTCATGGAGGCGCAGAGCTGTGTCATGACCAATAAGTATGCCGAAGGCTATCCCGGCAAACGCTACTATCGCGGCACAGGCTGCGTGGACCTGGCCG
Proteins encoded in this window:
- a CDS encoding Acg family FMN-binding oxidoreductase, which encodes MTDVLAAWNVREEDFPVNGDLCDQIKGLLKYAVLAPSGPNTQPWKLAIDGNEVSVIADFDRALPNVDPSNRTLYLSHGCLLANILMAAEHFGFGYDVSCLPDGPSGERTAAIKLKGSAGKKKLPDLFSQITRRHTNRKEFEKRAIEDAKLRELKACVKRDGFDLNILIDEAGKSAMSEILAQSHKIQLGNKAFRKELASWVRSNTGGEKDGLPGYSFGYSDFQSYFGAFVFGTFDMSTSRARVETAYMKASPAVGVLSTDQDDMMTWLKAGFLFEILFLKATEMDVRFDLFSQPIAIPELREDMARILKVKYPQLLIRMGYAEPSKHTPRRPLEEVLLP
- a CDS encoding PUA domain-containing protein, encoding MLIRARTIADYQFGRGSGSALFPDGTTYSLSKTRRLRYLYWEEERVATVRARDNLLTLSMIGAKRLHDLFCSPRLRVVASDDAAPFIAKGGNLFARHVIAVDPEIRSGEEVLVVDSQDRLLATGTAVLAPEEMMQIKRGLAVQARKAAEN
- a CDS encoding nitroreductase/quinone reductase family protein, whose amino-acid sequence is MLKSIQRALFRIFNSYIIVPAFQRNLGKYISNPIIGNIMVIKTRGRKTGKTRFTPVYHALIGESIYCYQGKHLKGQWYLNVLANPDVEVLLPSGTLKGIAEEVSDPKEAAYAIRQILKSSGVWAFLYGFNPFTIEDAVLEKKVQKMPVIRIKRAIK
- a CDS encoding IS110 family RNA-guided transposase gives rise to the protein MIICPYQAETYMKKRRERVCGADVHKDLIVATITGDEVPSIRENFGTTKSELDRFRNWLADNKCEQVAFEATGVYWIPIYDVLSRTIDTIVANPLQIKSIPNDKSDSKDSKRIATLCLNNQIKRSRVFSDEDRELRNLTRARSGYVKTRTQFKNRIHKYLSSNGIKLSSSMDDIFCKSGTHIIRGLAEDKPVEEILKGIPSGKIRKKQDEIRSALANELSETNRMLISDSLEIMDNVESKIEKTSLNILKKIQNKSKDLAIVMSIPGIAFISGSVILSEIGNYRDFQTPEQLAKWCGLNPGENESAGKKRKCGITKRGSKYIRVVLVEAAQTIANMKNTGLSRFYKRLSKKKEHNVAIVAVARKLICLIYHLLINQEFYQEVDCRKRKKGRNESCHEPSLKDEHLTDKVAAIVDAFYGMSDSSRKKALLRALEDISVNKPDQKRSSDGGG